From one Pseudomonadota bacterium genomic stretch:
- a CDS encoding beta-lactamase family protein, translating into MNKILLSIMSVIFMCACSSGGFSQADLQEILDAEWQAYSAGKTNFGGGLAMQIISPRGDYFISTGMGEGMSRSHRFRAASVTKTFTAAGIMLLEQRGKLDIEHYITDNIPGTTSSYVPDAAEYDIPNKGRITIRMLLMHRAGVFDLTNQDIVENDASRSEPYVNGNYIEYTLAGDGGHQFTFDELFGVISRDDQVGFDGAPDSQYRYSDTGYSLLALILERVSGKSYVDFIRDEFLTPNCLDDTTLPWEGTDKTLPDPFVSGYMWMNDELSDVTLSNMSAFVGNGNIITTPLDLATWCQRLFHGEAGLTSETVAAMMDGLPSIGTSTYGLGIEHMESVGYGHGGAQEGYLTEMRYKPDSDVCYVLMSNVWDCESCPASLSSLGTELSTIVGISKKVLAKMGY; encoded by the coding sequence ATGAACAAAATACTCCTATCGATCATGTCGGTTATATTCATGTGCGCCTGCAGCTCAGGGGGCTTCAGTCAGGCCGACCTCCAGGAGATCCTCGATGCGGAATGGCAGGCGTACTCAGCCGGCAAAACAAATTTCGGCGGCGGGCTCGCCATGCAGATAATCTCGCCCAGGGGCGACTATTTCATATCCACAGGGATGGGAGAGGGCATGAGCAGGTCTCATCGCTTTCGCGCGGCCAGCGTCACGAAGACCTTCACCGCCGCCGGCATAATGCTGCTCGAGCAGCGCGGGAAGCTCGATATCGAGCATTACATCACGGACAATATTCCGGGAACGACTTCGTCGTACGTTCCGGACGCCGCCGAATACGACATCCCGAACAAGGGCCGGATCACCATCAGAATGCTCCTCATGCATCGCGCCGGCGTATTCGACCTGACAAATCAGGACATCGTAGAAAACGACGCCTCCCGGTCGGAGCCCTACGTCAACGGCAATTACATCGAGTACACGCTTGCCGGGGACGGCGGTCATCAGTTCACATTCGACGAACTCTTCGGCGTCATATCGAGGGACGACCAGGTCGGCTTCGACGGCGCGCCTGATTCGCAGTACAGGTATTCGGACACGGGATATTCATTGCTCGCGCTGATTCTCGAGCGGGTCTCCGGAAAGTCCTACGTTGATTTTATCCGCGATGAATTTCTGACTCCAAACTGCCTCGACGATACGACCCTTCCGTGGGAGGGGACGGATAAGACCCTGCCTGATCCTTTCGTATCCGGCTATATGTGGATGAACGACGAGCTCTCGGACGTGACCCTCTCCAACATGTCGGCATTCGTCGGGAACGGCAACATCATCACGACGCCCCTTGACCTCGCGACGTGGTGCCAAAGGCTTTTCCACGGGGAGGCCGGCCTCACGAGCGAGACGGTTGCAGCGATGATGGACGGCCTCCCGAGCATCGGCACGTCGACATACGGCCTCGGCATCGAGCATATGGAATCGGTGGGCTACGGGCACGGAGGTGCACAGGAAGGGTATCTTACGGAAATGCGCTACAAGCCCGATTCGGACGTCTGCTACGTGCTGATGTCGAACGTCTGGGACTGCGAGAGCTGCCCTGCGAGCCTGAGCTCGCTCGGGACAGAGCTCTCGACGATCGTCGGGATATCGAAGAAGGTCCTCGCGAAGATGGGTTATTGA
- a CDS encoding class I SAM-dependent methyltransferase, protein MKQWYERLYENYAHKYDNECFVQGTMGECDFIEQEIARDKSLKIIDIGCGTGRHSIELKKRGYSVTGVDLSENQIKWAREKAQESGLTIDFQIQDARDLSFDGEFDLAIMLCEGGFSLMETDEMNFEILRNATKALKDKGKFIFTTLNGLFPLFHSVNEFYESAQKEGQSQCKDCSFDLMTFRDHNTVVLEDDLGNKKELQCNERYYVPSEITWLLKTLGFKKIDIFGAKLGAFSRNDKLTSDDFEMLVVAER, encoded by the coding sequence ATGAAACAGTGGTATGAAAGGTTATATGAAAATTACGCACACAAATACGACAACGAGTGTTTTGTCCAGGGCACTATGGGCGAGTGCGATTTTATTGAACAGGAGATAGCCCGCGATAAATCGTTAAAGATCATAGACATCGGTTGCGGCACCGGCCGCCACTCGATTGAGTTGAAAAAAAGAGGATATAGTGTGACCGGAGTCGATCTTTCCGAGAACCAGATCAAATGGGCAAGGGAAAAGGCACAGGAGTCAGGATTGACCATTGACTTCCAAATACAGGACGCCCGCGATCTTTCCTTTGACGGTGAATTTGATCTGGCAATCATGCTGTGCGAAGGCGGGTTTTCTCTCATGGAGACAGATGAGATGAACTTTGAGATCCTCAGGAACGCAACAAAGGCGCTGAAAGACAAAGGCAAGTTCATCTTCACCACATTAAACGGACTGTTCCCGCTGTTTCATTCTGTCAATGAATTCTATGAGTCGGCACAGAAAGAAGGCCAGTCCCAGTGTAAGGACTGCTCATTTGATCTTATGACTTTCCGTGACCATAACACCGTTGTGCTCGAGGATGATTTGGGCAATAAAAAAGAGTTGCAGTGCAACGAGCGTTATTACGTGCCAAGCGAGATAACATGGCTTCTCAAGACGCTCGGGTTCAAGAAGATCGATATCTTTGGTGCAAAGCTCGGAGCGTTTTCAAGAAACGACAAGCTGACCAGCGATGATTTCGAAATGCTCGTCGTTGCTGAAAGATAG
- a CDS encoding YchF/TatD family DNA exonuclease codes for MKIELVDTHAHLTFPEFEKDREEVLARAWEAGLSQIVLVGAGAGLEGNRAALDLARTDPRLFATVGVHPNDADKMDDSWIADLEAMARDPKCVAIGEIGLDFFRRHSDPESQAHRFRQLMKLAIRVDKPAVIHAREAIEEAMKVIEETGAPKRGCVFHCFSGDLALARRIVKEGFFISVPGVVTFRNAKVLREVVAGVPLERILLETDCPYLAPEPHRGGRNEPAYVAEVAGEIARIKKVAIEDVARVTTLNARRLFGLPGCEMETSIAYRIRNSLYLNITNRCNMACTFCPKFTDFEVKGYYLKLEHEPDVEQIFQAVGQPETFDEVVFCGYGEPTLRLEVLKVIARRMKERGAKKVRLNTDGLANLVYGRNVVPELAGLIDSVSVSMNAADAASHASICPSRFGEKAYAAMLDFVLEAKRCIPEVVVTVVALPGLDIEACRKKANDIGVLLRVREYMSVG; via the coding sequence ATGAAGATCGAGCTCGTCGACACCCACGCCCACCTCACATTCCCGGAGTTCGAAAAAGACAGGGAGGAGGTCCTCGCCCGCGCCTGGGAGGCCGGTCTGTCCCAGATCGTGCTCGTGGGCGCAGGCGCGGGCCTCGAGGGCAACCGCGCGGCGCTGGACCTGGCGCGGACAGACCCGAGGCTCTTCGCCACGGTGGGCGTGCACCCCAACGATGCGGACAAGATGGACGACTCGTGGATCGCCGATCTAGAGGCTATGGCCCGGGACCCGAAGTGTGTGGCAATAGGAGAGATCGGTCTCGATTTCTTCCGCAGGCATTCCGACCCCGAGAGTCAGGCGCACAGGTTCCGCCAGCTGATGAAGCTCGCCATCCGCGTCGACAAGCCGGCGGTGATTCACGCGCGCGAGGCGATCGAAGAGGCGATGAAGGTGATCGAGGAGACCGGCGCCCCGAAGAGGGGCTGCGTGTTCCACTGTTTCTCCGGTGACCTCGCCCTCGCCAGGCGCATCGTGAAGGAGGGTTTTTTCATCTCGGTGCCGGGCGTGGTCACCTTCCGCAACGCGAAGGTCCTCAGGGAGGTCGTGGCGGGGGTCCCGCTCGAGAGGATCCTTCTCGAGACCGACTGCCCCTATCTCGCGCCCGAGCCGCACAGGGGCGGCCGCAACGAGCCGGCGTACGTGGCGGAGGTGGCCGGGGAGATCGCGCGCATCAAGAAGGTCGCGATCGAGGACGTCGCGCGCGTCACGACGCTGAACGCCAGGCGCCTCTTCGGGCTGCCCGGCTGCGAGATGGAGACGAGCATCGCCTACAGGATACGCAACTCGCTCTATCTCAACATCACCAACCGCTGCAACATGGCGTGCACCTTCTGCCCCAAGTTCACCGACTTCGAGGTCAAGGGCTACTACCTCAAGCTCGAGCACGAGCCGGACGTGGAGCAGATATTCCAGGCAGTGGGACAGCCTGAGACGTTCGACGAGGTGGTGTTCTGCGGGTACGGCGAGCCCACGCTCAGGCTGGAGGTGCTCAAGGTCATCGCGCGCAGGATGAAGGAGCGCGGCGCGAAGAAGGTGAGGCTCAACACCGACGGGCTGGCCAACCTCGTCTACGGCCGCAACGTGGTCCCGGAACTCGCCGGGCTCATAGACTCCGTGTCGGTCTCCATGAACGCGGCCGATGCGGCCTCCCATGCGTCGATCTGCCCCTCGAGGTTCGGCGAGAAGGCCTACGCGGCCATGCTCGATTTCGTCCTCGAGGCGAAGAGGTGCATACCCGAGGTGGTCGTGACCGTCGTTGCCCTGCCCGGCCTGGACATCGAGGCCTGCCGAAAAAAAGCCAATGATATCGGGGTCTTGCTGAGGGTCAGGGAGTACATGAGCGTGGGCTGA
- a CDS encoding inositol monophosphatase, producing MTSELERISEIARAAGSIQMEHLGGQRRVEHKDAWDIVTDVDRMCEEFIVSEMRKSFPGDDILAEEGERPSGKASRRWIIDPLDGTINYSHGIPIFCLAIASEVGGDITSGVIYDPNRDEIFSAERGQGARLNGRRTAVSATASMDRALLATGFAYSVHREDGLTNLDNFGRFARRAQAVRRPGSASIDQAWVACGRVDGFWEMFLKPWDMAAGACIIAEAGGRVTAFDGSPFDLYGTEILASNGRLHEGMIQVLKKRDS from the coding sequence ATGACATCGGAGCTGGAGAGGATATCGGAGATCGCCAGGGCCGCGGGCAGCATCCAGATGGAGCACCTGGGGGGGCAAAGGCGCGTCGAGCACAAGGACGCGTGGGACATCGTCACCGACGTGGACCGGATGTGCGAGGAGTTCATAGTCTCCGAGATGAGGAAGAGCTTTCCCGGCGACGACATCCTGGCCGAGGAGGGGGAGCGTCCGTCCGGAAAGGCGAGCCGCCGCTGGATAATCGATCCGCTCGACGGGACGATCAACTACTCGCACGGGATTCCGATATTCTGCCTCGCCATCGCGTCGGAGGTCGGCGGCGATATCACATCGGGGGTGATATACGACCCGAACCGCGACGAGATCTTCTCGGCTGAGAGGGGGCAGGGGGCGCGCCTCAACGGCCGTCGCACAGCCGTGTCCGCCACTGCGTCCATGGACAGGGCGCTTTTGGCCACCGGCTTCGCCTACAGCGTGCACAGGGAGGATGGGCTCACGAACCTCGACAACTTCGGCAGATTCGCGAGGAGGGCGCAGGCGGTGCGCAGGCCCGGCTCCGCGTCGATCGACCAGGCGTGGGTCGCCTGCGGCCGGGTGGACGGGTTCTGGGAGATGTTCTTGAAACCGTGGGACATGGCGGCTGGCGCCTGCATCATAGCGGAGGCCGGGGGCAGGGTGACCGCGTTCGACGGATCGCCCTTCGACCTGTACGGCACGGAGATCCTGGCATCGAACGGCAGGCTGCATGAGGGGATGATTCAAGTGCTCAAGAAACGTGACTCGTGA
- a CDS encoding ComF family protein produces the protein MKRHPARRIVRSALDLLYPPRCPLCGERSRSAHSACAGCEPRLNRLASDALIDLPWRVWVGRARSCFAHEDPVRRALWSLKYEGEIFALPFFARELERALGEIGAHDAVTCVPMQGLRVVGRGANAPALLARALARGCGMRFDPGLVVRVRSVERQVGQGRQERIENVRGAFAANAGRAKKIEGRSLLVVDDVMTTGATINECARALMKAGAGRVDAITVARAL, from the coding sequence ATGAAACGGCATCCCGCAAGGCGAATCGTTCGATCGGCGCTCGACCTCCTCTATCCCCCGCGGTGTCCCTTGTGCGGCGAGCGCTCCCGCTCGGCGCACTCCGCCTGCGCAGGGTGCGAGCCCAGGCTCAACCGGCTTGCCTCTGACGCGCTGATCGACCTCCCGTGGCGGGTCTGGGTGGGGAGGGCCCGCTCCTGTTTCGCCCATGAGGATCCGGTGAGGCGCGCCCTCTGGTCCCTCAAGTACGAGGGCGAGATCTTCGCGCTCCCGTTCTTCGCAAGGGAGCTCGAGCGCGCGCTCGGCGAGATCGGCGCGCACGACGCGGTCACCTGCGTGCCCATGCAGGGGCTCCGGGTCGTGGGCAGGGGAGCGAACGCGCCGGCGCTGCTGGCGAGGGCGCTCGCGAGGGGTTGCGGGATGCGCTTCGATCCCGGACTCGTCGTCCGCGTGCGCAGCGTGGAGAGGCAGGTGGGGCAGGGGAGGCAGGAGAGGATCGAGAACGTGAGGGGCGCGTTCGCCGCGAACGCGGGGCGCGCGAAGAAGATAGAGGGGAGATCGCTGCTCGTGGTCGACGACGTCATGACAACCGGCGCCACGATCAACGAATGCGCCCGCGCCCTCATGAAGGCGGGAGCCGGCCGCGTGGATGCAATCACGGTGGCGAGGGCACTGTGA